The following are from one region of the Phormidium sp. PBR-2020 genome:
- a CDS encoding adenosylcobinamide-GDP ribazoletransferase: MAKRRFSWLNFRFWLRQRNAIAAAVAFYTCLPIPVSWTLEFEGIAKLAPLVGIFLGGLLGLVDWGFGVMGMPVLTRSALIVGFAIALTGGLHLDGAIDTADGLAVPDPQKRLAAMQDSLVGAFGTMAAVMVVLLKTVALSELVDDRAFVLMAAAGWGRWGQVVAIVRYPYLKASGKGAIHKASIESAVALIPGAIALLGLSLLQLWLGGDRWLVGVGMAFGGSAIAILTPAWFNRQLGGHTGDTYGAVVEWTEALLLCLLTALAATSSL; encoded by the coding sequence ATGGCAAAGCGACGATTTTCATGGCTTAATTTTAGGTTTTGGCTGCGCCAACGCAATGCGATCGCCGCTGCTGTTGCCTTTTACACCTGTTTGCCGATTCCCGTAAGCTGGACGTTGGAGTTTGAGGGCATCGCCAAACTGGCCCCATTGGTAGGAATTTTTCTCGGTGGACTGCTGGGCCTGGTGGATTGGGGCTTCGGAGTCATGGGAATGCCCGTATTAACACGGAGTGCCTTAATTGTTGGCTTTGCCATTGCCCTAACCGGGGGCCTACATCTCGATGGGGCCATTGATACGGCTGATGGTTTGGCAGTTCCTGACCCTCAGAAGCGTTTAGCGGCGATGCAAGATAGTTTAGTGGGGGCCTTTGGGACTATGGCGGCGGTGATGGTGGTTTTGCTGAAAACCGTGGCCCTGTCCGAGTTGGTGGACGATCGCGCCTTCGTATTGATGGCGGCGGCCGGTTGGGGCCGCTGGGGACAGGTGGTGGCCATTGTCCGCTATCCCTACCTCAAAGCCAGTGGCAAGGGGGCCATTCATAAAGCTTCCATCGAGTCAGCGGTGGCCTTGATTCCGGGGGCGATCGCCCTGTTGGGGTTGAGTCTGCTGCAACTCTGGCTGGGGGGCGATCGCTGGCTGGTGGGGGTGGGGATGGCCTTTGGCGGCAGTGCGATCGCCATTCTCACCCCAGCCTGGTTCAATCGTCAGCTTGGGGGACATACCGGAGATACCTATGGCGCGGTGGTGGAATGGACGGAAGCCCTACTTCTGTGTTTACTAACGGCCCTAGCCGCCACCAGTTCCCTTTGA
- the dtd gene encoding D-tyrosyl-tRNA(Tyr) deacylase has product MRVIIQRVSSSQVRVGDRQIGKIGRGLNLLVGIAGTDTEAEVDWMVRKCLNLRLFPPEDNASGRWEHSVEEIQGEILVISQFTLYGDCRKGRRPSFDASAPPAAAEVLYDQFVEKLRQSGLTIQTGEFGAMMQVSIENDGPVTLILER; this is encoded by the coding sequence ATGCGGGTCATTATTCAGCGGGTCAGTTCATCTCAGGTGAGGGTGGGCGATCGCCAAATCGGCAAAATTGGGCGAGGCTTAAACCTCCTCGTCGGCATTGCCGGGACAGACACAGAGGCGGAGGTGGACTGGATGGTTCGCAAATGTCTCAACTTAAGACTCTTTCCCCCCGAAGATAACGCCAGTGGCCGCTGGGAACACTCCGTCGAGGAGATTCAGGGGGAAATTCTCGTGATTAGCCAATTCACCCTCTATGGGGATTGTCGCAAAGGCCGCCGTCCCTCCTTCGATGCCTCGGCCCCTCCCGCCGCCGCCGAAGTTCTCTATGACCAATTTGTCGAGAAACTGCGTCAGAGTGGCTTAACCATCCAAACCGGGGAGTTTGGGGCCATGATGCAAGTGTCCATCGAGAATGATGGCCCCGTAACCCTGATTCTAGAGCGTTAG
- a CDS encoding diguanylate cyclase, with protein MTSSPNSSSLTGEILVVDDTPANLTLLRQMLSARGYNVQVCRTGEVAIKSATLMQPDLVLLDIRMPDLDGYDVCRWLKTHPETAEIPVIFISVLETTEEKVAAFQVGGADYVTKPFQAEEVIARVEHQLLVRRQKAQLELEIRERELTEASLTKSRSLLASVLNSTLDSVSALQALRNQDGTIVDFEWLLANAVAATAAETTPEAITGQRLLKLMPEYAAVGLFDDLVRVVETGKILNRELCYESDTLCGWFQAIAIKLDDGVTLTFRDVTARKQMELALKASNVELQQQANLDGLTQVANRRRFDEYLQETWTYCLKHQRPLSLILGDVDRFKMFNDTYGHQTGDVCLQKVAQTLRSLVQYPDDLVARYGGEEFAIILPQTEAAGAIRVARRLQDAIRQIILYPEGDSEPTSVTISLGVSSVTPFSSLPPAALIEAADRALYRAKSEGRDRACWQLVRSLT; from the coding sequence ATGACGTCCTCTCCTAATTCATCATCCCTAACCGGAGAAATTCTGGTTGTGGATGATACTCCTGCCAATCTGACACTGCTGCGACAAATGCTCTCAGCACGGGGATATAACGTGCAGGTTTGTCGAACGGGAGAAGTCGCGATTAAATCCGCCACGCTGATGCAGCCGGACTTAGTTCTGCTGGATATCCGAATGCCCGATTTAGACGGGTATGATGTGTGTCGGTGGCTGAAAACCCATCCTGAAACCGCTGAGATTCCTGTGATTTTTATCAGCGTCCTAGAAACCACAGAAGAAAAAGTCGCAGCCTTTCAGGTGGGTGGGGCCGATTATGTTACTAAACCTTTTCAAGCCGAAGAAGTCATTGCGCGGGTTGAACATCAACTGTTAGTGCGGCGTCAAAAAGCCCAATTAGAACTCGAAATCCGAGAACGAGAACTCACAGAAGCCAGTTTAACGAAATCGCGATCGCTCCTGGCCTCGGTCCTCAACAGTACCCTAGACAGCGTGTCCGCCCTACAAGCCCTCCGCAATCAAGACGGTACGATCGTTGATTTTGAATGGTTGTTAGCCAACGCCGTCGCCGCCACCGCTGCCGAGACAACCCCCGAAGCCATCACCGGTCAGCGATTACTCAAATTGATGCCCGAATATGCCGCTGTGGGGCTATTTGACGATCTCGTGCGGGTGGTGGAGACGGGAAAAATCCTCAACCGGGAACTCTGCTATGAATCCGATACCCTCTGCGGTTGGTTTCAGGCGATCGCCATCAAACTCGATGATGGGGTTACCCTGACATTTCGAGATGTCACCGCCCGTAAGCAAATGGAATTAGCCCTAAAAGCCTCCAACGTGGAACTGCAACAACAGGCGAATCTTGACGGACTCACCCAAGTTGCCAACCGTCGCCGCTTTGACGAGTATCTCCAAGAAACCTGGACTTATTGCCTCAAACACCAGCGGCCCCTCTCCCTCATTCTCGGAGATGTCGATCGCTTCAAGATGTTTAACGACACCTACGGCCATCAAACTGGCGATGTTTGTCTGCAAAAAGTGGCCCAAACCCTACGAAGTTTAGTGCAATATCCCGATGATTTAGTAGCCCGTTATGGGGGCGAAGAATTTGCCATCATCCTACCCCAAACCGAGGCCGCCGGAGCAATTCGGGTCGCCCGTCGTCTGCAAGATGCCATCCGACAAATCATCCTCTATCCCGAAGGAGACAGCGAACCCACCTCCGTCACCATCAGTTTAGGCGTCTCCAGTGTCACCCCCTTCTCCAGCCTCCCCCCCGCCGCCCTCATCGAAGCGGCCGATCGCGCCCTCTACCGGGCCAAATCCGAAGGTCGCGATCGCGCCTGCTGGCAACTCGTCCGTTCCCTCACCTAA
- a CDS encoding ABC transporter permease: MNWWQTFKQNPLSRIGATILIIFYVVVIGAGFFAPYDPINDIQRQGSLLPPTPIHWHNEAGEFIGPHVYPIQQGATDLDTGERELIVDRSQPSPIRLFVSGSSYRLLGIIPANIHLFGTVGPGQLNLLGTDEQGRDQLSRLIFGGQVSLFIGLVGICISFPIGMLVGGISGYVGGAVDTIIMRLTEVLMTIPGLYLLIALAAVLPSGLSSAQRFLLIVTIISFISWAGLARVIRGQVLSIKEQEFVQAARAMGAKPLYIIIRHVLPQTATYLIISATLSIPGFIVAESVLSLIGLGIQQPDPSWGNLLANATNASILVFQPWLIWPPALLVVLTVLSFNLIGDGLRDALDPRSLR, translated from the coding sequence ATGAACTGGTGGCAGACATTTAAACAAAATCCCCTATCTCGCATTGGGGCAACGATTTTAATCATCTTCTATGTCGTGGTGATTGGGGCTGGTTTTTTTGCTCCTTATGACCCAATTAACGATATTCAGAGGCAGGGATCTCTCCTCCCTCCAACCCCAATTCACTGGCACAACGAAGCCGGGGAATTCATTGGCCCCCATGTGTATCCAATCCAACAAGGGGCCACAGACCTAGACACGGGGGAACGAGAACTGATTGTTGATCGCTCTCAACCCTCGCCGATTCGCTTATTTGTCTCGGGGTCGTCCTATCGTCTACTGGGGATCATTCCGGCAAACATACATTTGTTCGGAACCGTTGGCCCGGGCCAGTTAAACCTTCTTGGGACTGACGAACAAGGGCGCGATCAACTCAGTCGCCTAATTTTTGGCGGACAGGTGAGTTTATTCATCGGCTTGGTGGGCATTTGTATCTCCTTCCCCATTGGGATGCTAGTTGGGGGTATATCGGGCTATGTGGGGGGCGCTGTAGATACGATAATCATGCGGCTGACGGAGGTACTGATGACCATTCCAGGCCTGTACCTGCTGATCGCCTTAGCCGCCGTTCTTCCCTCTGGCCTAAGTAGCGCCCAGCGTTTTTTGCTCATCGTCACCATCATATCCTTTATTAGCTGGGCTGGATTGGCACGGGTGATTCGGGGACAGGTCTTATCCATCAAGGAACAGGAGTTTGTTCAGGCGGCCCGAGCGATGGGGGCAAAACCACTCTATATTATTATTCGTCATGTGCTGCCGCAAACGGCGACCTATTTGATTATTTCGGCCACTCTCTCGATTCCTGGATTTATTGTGGCCGAGTCGGTGTTGAGTTTGATTGGTTTGGGGATTCAACAACCCGATCCCTCCTGGGGCAATCTTCTGGCTAATGCCACGAATGCCTCGATTTTGGTCTTTCAACCCTGGCTGATTTGGCCGCCGGCCCTGTTGGTGGTGCTGACGGTGTTGTCGTTTAATTTGATTGGGGATGGTTTGCGGGATGCGTTAGACCCTCGGAGTTTGCGGTAG
- the argH gene encoding argininosuccinate lyase, with the protein MNQPKTWSQRFESALDPIVAEFNASIGFDIELIEYDLTGSVAHAKMLAKVGIISPEDAESLVSGLEQIRQEYRQGKFNPGVDAEDVHFAVERRLTELVGDAGKKLHTARSRNDQVGTDTRLYLRDKIQDIRQNVRQFQRVLLTLAQDNVETPIPGYTHLQRAQPLSLAHHLLAYFEMFQRDWERLGEVYERVNISPLGSGALAGTTFPIDRHYTAELLGFKQPYRNSLDGVSDRDFAIEFVNAASLIMVHLSRLSEEVILWASQEFNFIQLKDNCSTGSSIMPQKKNPDIPELVRGKTGRVFGHLQGLLVLMKALPLAYNKDLQEDKEALFDTVKTVQGCLQSMTVLFERGLEFRKERLETAVAEDFSNATDVADYLAAKGVPFREAYNLVGKVVRTSLAAGKLLKDLTLEEWQQLHPQFEADIYEAIAPKQVISARNSFGGTGFEQVRQALTSAETLLKD; encoded by the coding sequence ATGAACCAGCCTAAAACTTGGAGTCAACGATTTGAATCTGCACTCGACCCGATTGTGGCCGAATTTAATGCCAGTATTGGCTTCGATATTGAACTGATTGAATATGATTTAACCGGGTCTGTTGCCCATGCCAAGATGTTGGCAAAAGTGGGCATCATTTCTCCCGAAGATGCCGAAAGTTTGGTGTCGGGATTAGAGCAGATTCGCCAAGAATATCGTCAGGGCAAATTCAACCCCGGAGTGGATGCCGAGGATGTTCACTTCGCTGTCGAACGGCGGCTTACGGAGTTAGTAGGCGATGCCGGGAAAAAACTGCACACCGCGCGATCGCGCAACGACCAAGTGGGGACGGATACCCGCCTTTATCTTCGGGATAAAATTCAAGACATTCGCCAGAATGTTCGGCAATTCCAACGGGTATTACTCACCCTAGCCCAAGACAATGTCGAGACGCCAATTCCCGGTTACACCCACTTACAACGGGCCCAACCCTTAAGCCTGGCCCATCACCTTCTGGCTTATTTTGAGATGTTTCAACGGGACTGGGAACGATTAGGAGAAGTCTATGAACGGGTGAATATCTCCCCCTTAGGCAGTGGGGCCTTAGCGGGGACAACTTTTCCCATTGACCGCCATTATACCGCTGAGTTGCTAGGATTTAAGCAACCCTATCGTAATAGTCTTGATGGAGTGAGCGATCGCGACTTTGCTATTGAATTTGTCAACGCGGCCAGCTTGATTATGGTGCATCTGAGTCGCCTCTCGGAAGAGGTAATTCTTTGGGCATCTCAGGAGTTTAACTTTATCCAACTCAAGGATAACTGCTCAACTGGGTCTAGTATTATGCCCCAGAAAAAGAACCCCGATATTCCTGAATTAGTGCGGGGCAAAACCGGGCGCGTGTTTGGGCATCTTCAGGGACTTCTGGTGTTGATGAAAGCCTTACCCCTTGCCTACAATAAAGACTTACAGGAAGACAAAGAAGCCCTGTTTGACACCGTGAAAACCGTCCAGGGCTGCTTACAGTCCATGACCGTGTTATTTGAGCGGGGCTTAGAATTTCGCAAAGAACGGCTTGAAACCGCCGTTGCCGAGGATTTTTCCAACGCTACCGATGTCGCCGATTACCTTGCTGCCAAAGGCGTTCCCTTCCGAGAAGCCTATAATTTAGTGGGTAAGGTGGTGCGAACCTCCCTCGCTGCCGGAAAACTGCTCAAGGATTTAACTTTAGAGGAATGGCAACAACTCCATCCCCAGTTTGAAGCCGATATCTACGAGGCGATCGCCCCTAAACAGGTGATTTCTGCCCGCAATAGTTTTGGTGGAACCGGCTTTGAGCAAGTTCGTCAAGCCCTAACAAGCGCCGAAACTCTCCTTAAAGATTAA
- a CDS encoding PP2C family protein-serine/threonine phosphatase produces MPEPTPVFALKALVARLHREQNKTQDLLSSLGFALRSFNNLNQFLELIPLVASRVTDAEGGSLVLFKPDGQVRLQRLHCQEGQSCVNLRKAIDAVIRDEPHPLPISGDLDRRLADYLGQGIQLHGTPISIRNEERGRLYVFSYDPKYTWNEARQKLVQLVADQTAVAIVNDELAAELRQKQRLDRELEIGAEIQLRLLPSQCPSIEGIQLAARCQTANRVGGDYYDFIPTTHDLVRSRSFEASSPSEAPSHSEEGRWGIAIGDVMGKGVPAGLIMTLTRGMLRSEALNQHSPARILKHLNRAMYADLENSHRFVTLFYSEYNPETHQLAYSNAAHTPPLLWKAQRREILRLDTWGMLVGLDAETEYEEDSVILEAGDTILYYTDGFTEASNPKGDRFDEENLIEAFKTACSRQADPNDILNAMFDAVWDFIGPHKSNDDDMTLVVLQKR; encoded by the coding sequence AAAACGCAGGATTTATTAAGTTCCCTAGGGTTTGCCCTTCGTAGCTTTAATAACCTCAATCAATTCTTAGAACTGATTCCCCTCGTCGCCAGCCGTGTCACCGATGCCGAAGGCGGCTCGTTGGTGTTGTTTAAGCCTGATGGACAAGTGCGGTTGCAACGACTCCACTGTCAAGAAGGGCAATCCTGCGTCAATCTTCGTAAGGCGATCGATGCGGTAATTCGCGATGAGCCTCATCCCCTGCCGATTTCGGGAGATCTCGATCGCCGCCTGGCGGACTATCTCGGCCAAGGGATTCAACTGCATGGAACCCCCATCTCCATTCGCAACGAGGAGCGGGGACGGCTGTACGTGTTTAGCTACGATCCTAAATATACCTGGAACGAAGCCCGACAGAAGCTCGTGCAACTCGTGGCCGATCAAACCGCCGTCGCCATTGTTAACGATGAACTCGCGGCGGAACTGCGACAAAAACAACGCCTTGATCGCGAGTTAGAAATTGGGGCCGAGATTCAGTTACGCTTGCTACCGAGTCAATGTCCGAGCATTGAGGGGATTCAACTGGCGGCTCGTTGTCAAACCGCTAATCGTGTCGGGGGAGATTACTATGACTTTATCCCCACCACCCATGATTTAGTGCGATCGCGCAGTTTCGAGGCCTCATCCCCCTCAGAAGCACCGAGTCACAGTGAAGAAGGGCGTTGGGGGATTGCCATTGGCGATGTTATGGGGAAAGGGGTTCCAGCCGGGTTAATTATGACCCTCACTCGGGGGATGTTACGATCAGAAGCCCTCAACCAACATTCCCCAGCCCGGATTCTCAAACATCTCAATCGGGCCATGTATGCTGACCTGGAAAATTCTCATCGTTTCGTAACATTATTTTACTCAGAATATAATCCTGAAACCCATCAACTGGCCTATAGCAACGCCGCTCATACCCCACCCCTGCTCTGGAAAGCCCAACGCCGGGAAATTCTGCGCCTAGATACCTGGGGAATGCTCGTCGGACTCGATGCCGAAACCGAGTACGAAGAAGATAGTGTCATCCTAGAAGCGGGCGATACAATCCTGTACTATACAGACGGTTTCACCGAAGCATCTAACCCCAAGGGCGATCGCTTCGACGAAGAAAACCTCATCGAGGCCTTTAAAACGGCCTGTAGCCGCCAAGCCGATCCCAACGATATCTTAAACGCCATGTTTGATGCCGTTTGGGACTTCATCGGCCCCCACAAGTCTAATGATGATGACATGACCCTCGTGGTTCTACAGAAACGTTAA
- a CDS encoding GTP-binding protein → MQTADHAQTAMEAPKLGLPVTIITGFLGSGKTTLLNHILTNQEGVKTAVLVNEFGEIGIDNELIISGDDDMVELTNGCICCTINDDLLNAVYKVLEREENVDYLVVETTGLADPLPVALTFLGTELRDLTRLDSIITLVDCENFSLDLFNSEAAYGQIAYGDTIILNKIDLVDEADVDALEVRIRDIKKDARILRTNHASVPLPLLLSVGLFESDRYFEDASGDHDHHDHHDHHDHHDHHDHHDHDHHHHDHHDHHHHDHSHHLENDGFLSVSFQSDRPFSIRKFQYFLDNQLPANIFRAKGILWFEESPDRHIFHLSGKRFSIEDDDWKHEKKTQLVFIGQDLDSDTLLKQLNNCVVTPGSEGGKGFTL, encoded by the coding sequence ATGCAAACTGCTGATCACGCTCAAACTGCCATGGAAGCCCCGAAACTAGGACTTCCAGTGACGATTATCACAGGATTTCTGGGGAGTGGAAAAACCACCCTCCTCAATCATATCCTCACGAATCAAGAAGGCGTTAAAACGGCTGTTCTAGTCAATGAATTTGGCGAAATTGGCATTGACAATGAACTCATCATCTCCGGGGATGATGATATGGTGGAACTCACCAATGGTTGCATTTGTTGCACCATCAATGATGACCTCCTCAATGCCGTCTATAAGGTCCTGGAACGGGAGGAAAATGTCGATTATCTCGTGGTGGAAACAACGGGATTAGCAGACCCGCTGCCGGTAGCCTTGACGTTTTTAGGGACGGAATTACGGGATTTAACTCGTCTCGATTCGATTATTACCCTCGTCGATTGCGAAAACTTCAGTCTGGACTTGTTTAATAGTGAAGCTGCCTATGGGCAAATTGCCTATGGAGATACGATTATTCTCAACAAAATTGACTTAGTCGATGAGGCGGATGTGGATGCCTTGGAAGTGCGGATTCGCGATATTAAAAAAGATGCCCGGATTCTGCGGACGAACCATGCTTCGGTTCCCCTTCCCTTGCTGTTGAGTGTGGGATTGTTTGAATCCGATCGCTATTTTGAGGATGCGTCAGGAGATCATGACCATCACGACCATCACGACCATCATGACCATCACGACCATCATGACCATCATGACCATGACCACCACCATCATGACCATCATGACCACCACCATCACGACCATTCCCATCACCTAGAGAATGATGGCTTTCTCTCCGTATCTTTTCAGAGCGATCGCCCCTTCAGCATCCGTAAGTTTCAGTATTTTCTCGATAACCAGCTTCCGGCCAACATCTTCCGGGCCAAAGGAATTCTCTGGTTTGAAGAAAGTCCCGATCGCCATATTTTCCACCTCAGCGGCAAACGCTTTAGCATCGAAGATGACGATTGGAAGCATGAGAAGAAAACCCAGTTAGTGTTCATCGGACAAGACCTGGACTCCGACACCCTACTGAAGCAACTCAATAACTGCGTCGTCACCCCCGGCAGTGAAGGCGGTAAAGGGTTTACGTTATAA
- a CDS encoding cytochrome c biogenesis protein, with the protein MTELASAPPLRWFRRQILPILANLRLAILLLLFIATTSAIGTVIEQHESLDFYQANYPEDPALLGFLSWKVILAAGLNDVYKTWWFLSLLVLFGSSLAACTFTRQLPALKAARNWKFYRQPRQFKKLALAGTLPVVGENTSDPRPNLDQLQESLEQRRYQVFRDGDSLYARKGLIGRIAPIVVHASMLLILGGAIVGSVTGVMAQEMIPSGETVQVSNFVEAGDWSSPDRFRGWSLKVNRFWIDYTPSGAIDQFYSDLSVVDDQGQERDRKTIYVNEPLRYNGVVFYQTDWSIDSIKIRLNNSPVFQLPMELLDTGGNGRIWGTWIPTKPDLSEGVSLLARDLQGTVLLYDNSGDLVASLRVGNAAEVNGVTLSLLEMTGATGLQIKSDPGIPLVYLGFALLMLSTALSYASHSQIWVLQQEKTLYLGGRTNRAQVSFEREFLEWVDQMDPQPSPGAIASSVGA; encoded by the coding sequence ATGACTGAACTTGCATCCGCCCCTCCCCTGCGTTGGTTTCGTCGCCAGATTTTGCCCATCTTGGCCAATCTCCGCCTAGCCATTCTCCTGTTGTTATTCATCGCCACCACCAGTGCGATCGGTACGGTGATTGAACAACATGAGTCCCTCGACTTCTACCAAGCCAACTATCCCGAAGACCCGGCCCTGTTGGGATTTCTCTCCTGGAAAGTCATCCTGGCCGCCGGACTCAATGATGTCTACAAAACCTGGTGGTTCCTCTCCCTCCTGGTGTTGTTTGGGTCGAGTTTAGCCGCCTGTACCTTTACCCGCCAACTGCCGGCCCTCAAAGCGGCCCGCAATTGGAAGTTTTACCGCCAACCCCGTCAGTTTAAGAAACTGGCCCTAGCGGGAACCTTGCCCGTGGTGGGGGAGAACACCTCAGACCCCCGCCCCAATTTAGACCAGCTTCAGGAGAGTTTAGAACAACGCCGCTATCAAGTCTTCCGAGATGGAGATAGCCTCTATGCCCGCAAGGGCCTCATCGGACGCATTGCCCCGATTGTGGTTCATGCCAGTATGCTACTGATTCTCGGGGGGGCGATTGTCGGGTCGGTGACCGGGGTGATGGCCCAGGAGATGATTCCCAGTGGGGAAACGGTCCAGGTGAGTAACTTTGTCGAAGCCGGGGATTGGTCGTCCCCTGACCGCTTTCGGGGCTGGTCTCTGAAAGTGAACCGCTTTTGGATTGACTATACCCCCAGTGGGGCCATTGATCAGTTTTACTCGGATTTGTCTGTGGTTGATGATCAGGGCCAGGAACGCGATCGCAAGACCATCTATGTCAACGAACCCCTCCGTTACAACGGGGTCGTCTTCTATCAAACCGATTGGAGTATCGACAGCATCAAGATCCGCCTCAACAACAGTCCCGTGTTCCAACTGCCCATGGAACTATTGGATACTGGGGGCAATGGACGCATTTGGGGAACCTGGATTCCCACCAAACCCGACTTGAGTGAAGGGGTGTCTCTCCTGGCCCGGGATTTACAGGGAACCGTCCTCCTCTACGATAACAGCGGCGACCTAGTGGCCTCCCTGCGGGTGGGCAATGCGGCGGAGGTCAACGGAGTCACCCTCTCGTTGCTGGAGATGACCGGGGCCACCGGCTTACAAATTAAGTCTGATCCCGGCATTCCCCTGGTCTATCTCGGCTTCGCCCTGTTGATGCTGAGTACGGCCCTTAGCTACGCCTCCCATTCCCAGATTTGGGTTCTACAACAGGAGAAGACGCTTTATCTCGGAGGACGGACGAATCGGGCCCAGGTGAGTTTTGAACGGGAGTTTCTGGAGTGGGTGGACCAGATGGACCCTCAACCCTCCCCAGGGGCGATCGCCTCCTCGGTTGGGGCTTAA
- a CDS encoding response regulator, whose product MSELDAISAILYSVQNQFSGRLHIHSASPPNEAWNLYYYMGRVIWASGGVHPLRRWRRAIARTCPSLDLSSLNFPKHKKDPFWEYNTLCQFQDQQHVNRKQFQKVIVDCIVEVLFDVLQKSQAEVLLGQLHEETRLNKPRVVLKGEALLSYAERQWQQWCEADFAGYSPNLAPVISNDGLLKSSLSDKVYRRLSVLVNSRNTLRDLSVIVKKDLIELTQSLMPRIEKGALQLVRVPDLNEKFTPTPPSRGSITTGLRQPSQATPRKPEKPLIACIDDSLQSCEVLENLLREAGYPSFFIIDPLQAIPELIARKPALIFLDLIMPVVNGYEVCAQIHRVEQLKDTPVVFLTSQDGLVDRVRAKLVKASGFLSKPVDPDTVLETIERLVATGNSSKDAPSSKGTGGG is encoded by the coding sequence ATGTCAGAACTCGATGCCATTAGTGCCATTCTCTACTCAGTTCAAAACCAGTTTAGCGGACGATTGCACATTCATTCTGCTTCCCCGCCCAATGAGGCCTGGAATCTGTATTATTACATGGGTCGCGTGATTTGGGCCTCGGGAGGGGTGCATCCCCTGCGACGCTGGCGACGGGCGATCGCCCGCACCTGTCCCAGTTTGGATTTGAGCAGCCTCAACTTTCCGAAACATAAAAAAGATCCTTTTTGGGAATATAACACCCTTTGTCAATTTCAAGATCAGCAGCACGTCAACCGCAAGCAATTTCAGAAAGTGATTGTTGATTGTATTGTTGAAGTTTTATTTGATGTGCTGCAAAAGTCTCAAGCAGAGGTGTTACTCGGGCAACTCCATGAGGAAACCCGGCTGAATAAACCCCGAGTGGTTCTCAAAGGAGAAGCACTTCTGAGCTATGCTGAACGACAGTGGCAACAGTGGTGTGAAGCCGATTTTGCTGGCTATTCTCCCAATCTTGCGCCGGTGATTTCTAATGATGGTTTATTGAAATCATCGTTGTCAGATAAAGTCTATCGACGGTTGAGTGTGTTGGTGAACTCTCGCAATACCCTGCGGGATTTATCGGTAATTGTCAAAAAGGATTTAATTGAGTTAACTCAATCCTTGATGCCTCGCATTGAAAAGGGCGCGTTACAGTTGGTGCGAGTTCCGGATCTCAATGAGAAATTCACGCCAACTCCCCCGTCTCGGGGGTCGATCACAACCGGGTTGCGGCAACCTAGCCAAGCCACTCCCCGGAAACCCGAAAAACCACTGATTGCCTGTATTGATGATAGTCTGCAAAGTTGTGAGGTCTTGGAAAATTTGTTACGAGAAGCGGGTTATCCGAGTTTTTTCATTATCGACCCCTTACAAGCCATTCCTGAATTGATTGCCCGTAAACCGGCGTTGATTTTCTTGGATTTAATTATGCCGGTGGTCAATGGCTATGAGGTTTGCGCCCAGATTCACCGAGTCGAACAGTTGAAAGATACGCCGGTGGTGTTTCTGACGAGTCAGGATGGTTTGGTCGATCGCGTACGGGCGAAATTGGTGAAAGCCTCGGGGTTTCTCTCTAAGCCGGTGGACCCGGATACGGTGTTAGAGACCATTGAACGGCTTGTGGCGACAGGGAACTCCTCCAAAGATGCCCCCTCTTCAAAGGGAACTGGTGGCGGCTAG